The following proteins are co-located in the Hydrogenophaga sp. RAC07 genome:
- the icd gene encoding NADP-dependent isocitrate dehydrogenase translates to MYQHIQVPAEGQKITVNGDMSLNVPDQPIVPYIEGDGTGLDITPVMLKVVDAAVAKAYGGQKKIHWMEVYAGEKATRIYGPDVWLPEETLAVLREYVVSIKGPLTTPVGGGIRSLNVALRQELDLYVCLRPVQYFKGVPSPLKEPEKTNMVVFRENSEDIYAGIEYEAESDKAKKLIKFLVDEMGVTKIRFPNTSGIGIKPVSIEGTERLVRKAIQYAIDNDKPNVTIVHKGNIMKYTEGGFRDWAYALARREFGAVLIDDGPWCRFRNPKTGRDIIVKDSIADAFLQQILLRPAEYSVIATLNLNGDYISDALAAQVGGIGIAPGANLSDSVACFEATHGTAPKYAGKDYVNPGSEILSAEMMLRHMGWKEAADLIISSLEKSILSKKVTYDFARQMEGATQVSCSGFGQVMIDHM, encoded by the coding sequence ATGTACCAACACATCCAGGTGCCCGCCGAGGGCCAGAAAATCACCGTCAATGGCGACATGTCGCTCAACGTGCCGGACCAGCCCATCGTGCCGTACATCGAGGGTGACGGCACGGGCCTGGACATCACGCCCGTGATGCTCAAGGTGGTGGACGCGGCTGTGGCCAAAGCCTACGGCGGTCAGAAGAAGATCCACTGGATGGAGGTCTACGCGGGTGAAAAGGCGACCCGGATCTACGGCCCCGATGTCTGGCTGCCCGAAGAAACCCTGGCCGTGCTGCGCGAGTACGTCGTCTCGATCAAGGGCCCGCTCACCACGCCGGTGGGCGGCGGCATCCGCTCGCTCAACGTGGCACTGCGCCAGGAGCTCGATCTCTACGTCTGCCTGCGACCTGTGCAGTACTTCAAAGGTGTGCCGTCGCCGCTGAAAGAGCCCGAAAAGACCAACATGGTGGTCTTCCGCGAGAACTCGGAAGACATCTATGCCGGCATCGAGTACGAGGCCGAGTCCGACAAGGCGAAAAAACTCATCAAATTCCTGGTGGACGAGATGGGTGTGACCAAGATCCGTTTCCCGAACACCTCGGGCATCGGTATCAAGCCGGTGTCGATCGAGGGCACGGAGCGCTTGGTACGCAAGGCCATCCAGTACGCGATCGACAACGACAAGCCCAACGTGACCATCGTGCACAAGGGCAACATCATGAAATACACCGAAGGGGGATTTCGCGACTGGGCCTACGCGCTGGCCCGCAGGGAGTTCGGCGCCGTGCTGATCGATGACGGCCCGTGGTGCAGGTTCAGGAACCCCAAAACGGGCCGGGACATCATCGTGAAGGACAGCATCGCCGACGCCTTCCTGCAGCAGATCCTGCTGCGCCCGGCCGAGTATTCGGTGATCGCCACGCTCAACCTCAATGGCGACTACATCTCCGACGCGCTGGCCGCGCAGGTGGGTGGTATCGGCATCGCTCCGGGGGCCAACCTGTCGGATTCCGTGGCCTGCTTCGAGGCCACCCACGGTACCGCGCCCAAATACGCGGGCAAGGATTACGTGAACCCCGGTTCCGAAATCCTCTCGGCCGAGATGATGCTGCGCCACATGGGCTGGAAGGAGGCCGCGGACCTGATCATCAGCTCGCTCGAAAAATCCATTCTGAGCAAGAAGGTCACGTACGACTTTGCGCGCCAGATGGAGGGGGCCACCCAGGTCAGCTGCTCCGGTTTTGGACAGGTCATGATCGACCACATGTGA
- a CDS encoding DUF192 domain-containing protein encodes MKNLSVRLLCLWVLFTGTAWSQESPQLQLPRVTLSAGMHLINAQVAATPQQRAVGLMFRREMPVNEGMLFAFEQASEQCFWMKNTLLPLTAAFVADDGTIVNLADMQPQSLASHCSTQPVRFVLEMNKGWFDKRGLKAGSKLSGPPFTR; translated from the coding sequence ATGAAAAATCTGTCTGTTCGCCTGCTGTGCCTGTGGGTTCTTTTCACCGGCACGGCCTGGTCCCAGGAATCGCCCCAGCTTCAGTTGCCCAGGGTCACCTTGTCCGCCGGCATGCACCTCATCAACGCCCAAGTGGCGGCCACCCCGCAGCAGCGAGCAGTGGGTCTCATGTTCCGCAGGGAGATGCCGGTGAATGAGGGCATGCTGTTCGCCTTCGAGCAGGCGTCCGAGCAGTGCTTCTGGATGAAGAACACCCTGCTCCCGCTGACGGCGGCCTTCGTCGCGGATGACGGCACCATCGTCAACCTGGCCGACATGCAGCCGCAGAGCCTGGCCTCGCACTGCTCCACCCAACCGGTGCGCTTTGTGCTGGAGATGAACAAGGGCTGGTTCGACAAGCGCGGCCTGAAGGCCGGCTCCAAACTGAGCGGCCCACCGTTCACACGGTAG
- a CDS encoding NADP-dependent isocitrate dehydrogenase — translation MSSQQPTIIYTLTDEAPLLATSAFLPIIRTFAAPAGINVATSDISVAARVLAAFPECLTEEQRVPDYLAELGKLTLKPEANIIKLPNISASVSQLVACIKELQAKGYKIPDYPENPKTEEEKALRARYSKCTGSAVNPVLREGNSDRRAPRAVKEYARKNPHSMGEWSQASRSHVSHMHAGDFYHGEKSMTLDKARDVKMELITKSGKTIVLKSKVPLLDREIIDSMFMSKKALLEFYEKEIEDAHKTGVMFSLHVKATMMKVSHPIVFGHCVKIFYKDAFEKHGKLFDELGVNVNNGMVDLYNKIAALPQSKQDEIKRDLHACHEGRPELAMVDSAKGITNFHSPNDVIVDASMPAMIRNSGKMWGADGRLKDVKAVMPESTFARIYQEIINFCKWHGAFDPKTMGTVPNVGLMAQQAEEYGSHDKTFEITEDGVANITDLATGEVLLSQNVEQGDIWRMCQVKDAAIRDWVKLAVTRARNSGMPVVFWLDQYRPHEAQMITKVKMYLHEHNTAGLDIQIMSQVRAMRYTLERVARGLDTISATGNILRDYLTDLFPIMELGTSAKMLSIVPLMAGGGMYETGAGGSAPKHVQQLVEENHLRWDSLGEFLALAVSMEDLGLKTGNLQAKVLAKTLDVATGKLLDNNKNPSPKTGQLDNRGSQFYLALYWAQALAAQSEDPALAAKFAPLAKQLTDSEQTIVAELAAVQGHPVDIGGYYKPDFDKLEAIMRPSKTFNAALASVQA, via the coding sequence ATGAGCAGCCAGCAACCCACCATCATTTACACCCTGACGGACGAAGCCCCTTTGCTGGCGACCAGTGCGTTCCTGCCCATCATCCGCACGTTCGCGGCGCCCGCCGGCATCAACGTGGCCACCAGCGACATCTCGGTGGCTGCCCGCGTGCTGGCGGCTTTCCCCGAGTGCCTGACCGAAGAGCAACGCGTGCCCGACTACCTGGCCGAGCTCGGCAAGCTCACGCTCAAGCCCGAAGCCAACATCATCAAACTGCCCAACATCAGCGCGTCGGTGTCGCAGCTGGTCGCCTGCATCAAGGAACTGCAGGCCAAGGGCTACAAGATCCCGGACTACCCGGAAAACCCCAAGACTGAGGAAGAGAAGGCGCTGCGCGCGCGCTATTCCAAGTGCACCGGCAGCGCCGTGAACCCCGTCCTGCGCGAAGGCAACTCGGACCGCCGCGCGCCGCGCGCCGTGAAGGAGTACGCCCGCAAGAACCCGCACAGCATGGGCGAATGGAGTCAGGCATCGCGCTCGCATGTGTCGCACATGCACGCTGGCGACTTCTACCACGGTGAAAAGTCCATGACGCTGGACAAGGCGCGCGACGTGAAGATGGAGCTGATCACCAAGAGTGGCAAGACCATCGTGCTCAAGTCCAAAGTGCCGCTGCTTGACCGCGAAATCATCGACTCCATGTTCATGAGCAAGAAGGCTTTGCTGGAGTTCTACGAAAAGGAGATCGAAGACGCCCACAAGACCGGCGTGATGTTCTCGCTGCATGTGAAGGCCACCATGATGAAGGTCTCGCACCCGATCGTGTTCGGTCACTGCGTGAAGATTTTCTACAAGGACGCCTTTGAAAAACACGGCAAGCTGTTCGACGAATTGGGTGTGAACGTCAACAACGGCATGGTCGATCTGTACAACAAGATCGCCGCGCTGCCGCAGAGCAAGCAGGACGAGATCAAGCGCGATCTGCACGCCTGCCACGAAGGCCGGCCCGAGCTGGCCATGGTCGATTCCGCCAAGGGCATCACCAACTTCCATTCACCCAACGATGTGATCGTGGACGCGTCCATGCCCGCCATGATCCGCAACAGCGGCAAGATGTGGGGCGCTGACGGCCGCCTGAAGGATGTGAAGGCCGTGATGCCCGAGTCCACCTTCGCCCGCATCTACCAGGAGATCATCAACTTCTGCAAATGGCACGGTGCCTTCGACCCCAAGACCATGGGCACGGTGCCCAACGTGGGCCTGATGGCGCAGCAGGCCGAGGAGTACGGCTCACACGACAAGACCTTCGAGATCACCGAAGACGGCGTGGCCAACATCACCGACCTGGCGACGGGCGAAGTGTTGCTGAGCCAGAACGTGGAGCAGGGCGACATCTGGCGCATGTGCCAGGTCAAGGACGCCGCCATCCGGGACTGGGTCAAGCTGGCAGTGACCCGCGCGCGCAACTCGGGCATGCCGGTGGTGTTCTGGCTCGACCAGTACCGCCCGCACGAAGCGCAGATGATCACCAAGGTCAAGATGTACCTGCACGAGCACAACACGGCTGGTCTGGACATCCAGATCATGAGCCAGGTGCGCGCCATGCGCTACACGCTTGAGCGCGTGGCCCGCGGTCTGGACACCATCAGCGCCACCGGCAACATCCTGCGCGACTACCTCACCGACCTGTTCCCCATCATGGAGCTGGGCACGAGCGCCAAGATGCTGTCCATCGTGCCGCTCATGGCCGGTGGCGGCATGTACGAGACGGGCGCCGGCGGCTCGGCACCCAAACACGTGCAGCAACTGGTGGAAGAAAACCACCTGCGTTGGGACTCCCTGGGTGAATTCCTGGCGCTGGCGGTGTCCATGGAAGACCTGGGTCTGAAGACGGGCAACCTGCAGGCCAAGGTGCTGGCCAAAACGCTGGACGTTGCCACCGGCAAGCTGCTGGACAACAACAAAAATCCTTCGCCCAAGACCGGCCAGCTCGACAACCGCGGCAGTCAGTTCTACCTGGCGCTGTACTGGGCGCAGGCGCTGGCTGCACAAAGTGAAGATCCGGCGCTGGCCGCGAAGTTCGCGCCGCTGGCGAAGCAACTCACCGACAGCGAGCAGACCATCGTGGCCGAGCTGGCCGCCGTGCAGGGCCATCCGGTGGACATCGGCGGGTACTACAAGCCCGACTTCGACAAGCTCGAAGCCATCATGCGACCCAGCAAGACCTTCAACGCGGCGCTGGCGTCGGTGCAGGCCTGA
- a CDS encoding Fe-Mn family superoxide dismutase, with translation MEHTLPALPYALDALAPHYSRETLEFHHGKHHNAYVVNLNNLQKGTEFEAMDLESIVKKSSGGIYNNSAQIWNHTFFWNCMKPNGGGEPAGALAAAITAKWGSYAAFKEAFVKSAVGNFGSGWTWLVKKADGSVDIVNMGAAGTPLTTGDKALLTVDVWEHAYYIDYRNARPKFVETFLDKLVNWSFAEANFA, from the coding sequence ATGGAACACACCCTGCCCGCATTGCCCTACGCACTGGACGCACTGGCTCCCCACTACAGCCGCGAAACGCTGGAGTTTCACCACGGCAAGCACCACAACGCGTACGTGGTCAACCTCAACAACCTGCAAAAAGGCACCGAATTCGAAGCCATGGACCTCGAGTCCATCGTCAAGAAATCCAGCGGTGGCATCTACAACAACTCCGCGCAGATCTGGAACCACACCTTCTTCTGGAACTGCATGAAGCCCAACGGCGGCGGCGAGCCGGCCGGCGCGTTGGCCGCGGCCATCACCGCCAAGTGGGGCAGCTATGCAGCCTTCAAGGAAGCTTTCGTGAAGTCCGCCGTGGGCAACTTCGGTTCTGGCTGGACCTGGCTGGTGAAGAAAGCCGACGGTTCGGTCGACATCGTCAACATGGGCGCCGCCGGCACCCCGCTGACCACCGGCGACAAGGCTCTGCTGACCGTGGACGTGTGGGAGCATGCCTACTACATCGACTACCGCAACGCCCGCCCCAAGTTCGTGGAGACCTTCCTCGACAAGCTGGTGAACTGGTCGTTCGCCGAAGCCAACTTCGCCTGA
- the xseA gene encoding exodeoxyribonuclease VII large subunit translates to MVDAFSPSQAPAAGRVWAVGPLMRAVADTLAARFNPVAVRGEISGFSRAASGHCYFALKDETGQVRCALFRRAAEQLTFNPRDGQLVEARGKLDVYGARGELQLIVESLQPAGQGALFEQFLRLKAQLEAEGLFEAARKRPLPAQPRSIGVVTSLGAAALRDVVTALRRRVPHLPVVIYPASVQGAQAPSELRAALQSAYSRHAETGESEVLLLVRGGGSLEDLWSFNDPELVRLMARAPMPVVCGVGHETDFTLADFVADLRAPTPTAAAELCAPAREQRVGELDYLQERLDAGAWSNIDQRGQRLDRLAQRMGRPSSRLHDSAQQLGRLQHRLQGGWMLTTQQRRNRLAVLQTQLPLALRRAMDAQQRRLQRCELSLGLLDPQLVLERGYAFLTDAQGVAVTRAAQAQAGQALTATLADGTLDVRVEPDIQRP, encoded by the coding sequence ATGGTTGACGCGTTTTCACCGTCGCAGGCCCCGGCGGCGGGGCGTGTGTGGGCGGTTGGGCCGCTGATGCGCGCCGTGGCAGACACCCTGGCCGCCCGGTTCAATCCGGTCGCGGTGCGCGGCGAGATTTCGGGCTTTTCGCGCGCGGCCAGCGGCCATTGTTATTTCGCGCTGAAGGACGAAACGGGTCAGGTGCGCTGCGCGCTGTTTCGCCGCGCGGCCGAACAGCTCACCTTCAACCCGCGCGATGGACAACTCGTGGAAGCCCGCGGCAAGCTCGACGTGTATGGCGCGCGCGGCGAGCTGCAACTCATTGTGGAGTCCCTTCAGCCAGCCGGGCAGGGCGCGCTGTTCGAGCAGTTCTTGCGCCTCAAGGCCCAACTGGAGGCCGAGGGCTTGTTCGAGGCAGCGCGCAAACGGCCTCTGCCCGCCCAGCCTCGCAGCATTGGCGTGGTCACTTCGCTGGGTGCGGCGGCCTTGCGCGACGTGGTCACCGCCCTGCGCCGGCGCGTGCCGCACCTGCCGGTGGTGATCTACCCCGCCTCCGTCCAGGGCGCACAAGCTCCGAGCGAACTGCGCGCCGCCCTGCAGAGCGCCTACAGCCGCCACGCCGAGACGGGTGAAAGCGAGGTTCTGCTGCTGGTCCGGGGCGGGGGCTCGCTGGAAGACTTGTGGTCGTTCAACGATCCCGAGCTGGTTCGCCTGATGGCGCGCGCGCCCATGCCCGTGGTCTGCGGCGTGGGCCATGAAACCGACTTCACCCTGGCCGACTTCGTGGCCGACCTGCGGGCGCCCACGCCCACCGCCGCGGCCGAGCTTTGCGCTCCCGCGCGCGAGCAGCGGGTGGGGGAGCTGGATTACTTGCAGGAGCGGCTGGATGCGGGCGCCTGGTCCAACATCGACCAGCGGGGCCAGCGCCTCGACCGGTTGGCCCAGCGCATGGGTCGCCCCTCGTCGCGACTGCACGACAGCGCGCAGCAACTCGGGCGCCTGCAGCACCGCTTGCAGGGCGGCTGGATGTTGACCACCCAGCAGCGGCGCAACCGATTGGCTGTGTTGCAGACGCAGCTGCCGCTGGCCTTGCGCCGCGCAATGGACGCGCAGCAGCGGCGGCTGCAACGCTGCGAACTGTCACTGGGGCTTCTTGATCCCCAGCTGGTGCTGGAGCGCGGCTACGCGTTTCTCACCGACGCGCAAGGGGTGGCGGTAACGCGGGCAGCGCAGGCGCAAGCTGGTCAGGCGCTCACCGCCACGCTGGCCGACGGCACCTTGGACGTTCGCGTGGAGCCCGACATTCAGAGACCCTGA
- a CDS encoding MotA/TolQ/ExbB proton channel family protein encodes MLSIIQAAGWPIWPLIICSVLGLALVIERFVSLKTAKIIPPKLLDEAIMVSRNGVPGPDVVTQLEQNSVLGAVLASGFRTFNSNPRASEDDLRASLEGAGRQAAAQLQRYLGALATIASAAPLLGLLGTVIGMIEIFGSQGASGAGGVPGMGDPAQLARGISIALYNTAFGLIVAIPALIFWRYFRGRVDGYLLALELAAERFARHLLNLRKH; translated from the coding sequence TTGCTTTCCATCATACAAGCCGCAGGATGGCCCATCTGGCCCCTGATCATCTGTTCCGTTCTCGGATTGGCCCTGGTCATCGAACGGTTCGTCAGCCTCAAAACCGCCAAGATCATTCCGCCCAAACTGCTGGACGAAGCCATCATGGTGTCGCGCAACGGGGTGCCGGGCCCGGACGTGGTGACCCAACTCGAGCAGAACTCGGTGCTCGGCGCCGTGCTGGCCAGCGGCTTTCGCACCTTCAACAGCAACCCGCGCGCCAGCGAAGACGACCTGCGCGCCAGCCTGGAAGGCGCCGGGCGTCAGGCGGCGGCGCAATTGCAGCGTTACCTTGGCGCGCTCGCCACCATCGCATCGGCTGCGCCGCTGCTGGGTTTGCTGGGCACCGTCATCGGCATGATCGAGATCTTTGGCTCGCAGGGCGCCAGCGGCGCTGGCGGCGTGCCCGGCATGGGGGACCCGGCACAACTGGCGCGGGGCATCTCGATTGCCCTCTACAACACCGCCTTCGGCCTGATCGTGGCGATCCCCGCCTTGATCTTCTGGCGCTATTTCCGCGGCCGGGTGGACGGCTACCTGTTGGCCCTGGAACTGGCCGCCGAACGTTTTGCCCGTCACCTGCTGAACCTGCGCAAGCACTGA
- a CDS encoding ExbD/TolR family protein: MNFRPGTRDEPEINLIPFIDILLVVLIFLMLTTTYSKFTELNVNLPVADAQAPKTNKREVVVAVGNDGRYAINKQVLEGTSVELLTSALAGASEGNAETVIIISADAAATHQSVINVMDAARRAGLVQITFATQQTGAAAARGKP, encoded by the coding sequence ATGAACTTCCGTCCCGGCACGCGCGACGAGCCCGAGATCAACCTGATCCCGTTCATCGACATCTTGCTGGTGGTGCTCATCTTCCTGATGCTCACCACCACCTACAGCAAGTTCACCGAACTCAACGTCAACCTGCCGGTGGCCGACGCGCAGGCGCCCAAGACCAACAAGCGCGAAGTGGTGGTGGCGGTCGGCAACGACGGGCGTTACGCCATCAACAAACAGGTGCTGGAGGGCACCAGCGTCGAACTGCTCACCAGCGCCCTGGCCGGCGCCTCCGAAGGCAACGCCGAGACGGTGATCATCATCAGCGCCGATGCCGCGGCCACGCACCAGTCGGTGATCAATGTGATGGATGCCGCGCGACGAGCCGGTCTCGTGCAGATCACGTTCGCCACGCAACAGACCGGCGCTGCTGCTGCCCGTGGCAAGCCCTGA
- the lpxK gene encoding tetraacyldisaccharide 4'-kinase, producing the protein MSEARWQALWLRNSLRRGGMARLLWPVSLVYGALMALRRGLYQMGLKQSHSVGVPVVVIGNVVVGGAGKTPTVIGVVNHLKTQGWQPGVVSRGHGRQSQHVVLVHADTALADSGDEPALIHRRTQVPVCVAAQRVAAARALLAAHPEVNILVCDDGLQHLALHRDVQIIVFDERGTGNGWLLPAGLLREPWPRETKTSASDLVLHQRRDDTPNPALIRAPGVPVFGAVRRLADHAVGPTGEQMSLDQLRGQRVTAVAGTARPGVFFDMLRARGIEPAAEVGLPDHATLPDYAALMQDSSITLLCTEKDAVKLFPTLIDSPADQRPQVWAVPLELTPDPAFFNALDGRLERLKSRA; encoded by the coding sequence ATGAGTGAGGCCCGCTGGCAGGCTCTCTGGCTGCGCAATTCGCTGCGGCGCGGCGGGATGGCCCGTTTGCTATGGCCCGTGTCGCTGGTGTACGGCGCACTCATGGCCCTGCGCCGGGGCCTTTACCAGATGGGTCTCAAACAAAGCCACTCCGTTGGCGTTCCGGTGGTTGTCATCGGCAACGTGGTGGTCGGTGGCGCCGGCAAAACGCCCACGGTGATCGGCGTGGTCAACCACCTGAAAACCCAGGGTTGGCAGCCCGGGGTGGTTTCACGCGGCCATGGCCGGCAGAGTCAACACGTGGTGCTCGTTCACGCCGACACGGCACTCGCCGACAGCGGCGATGAGCCGGCCCTGATCCACCGTCGCACCCAGGTCCCTGTCTGCGTGGCAGCCCAACGCGTGGCCGCAGCCCGGGCACTGCTGGCCGCACACCCGGAGGTCAACATCCTCGTCTGCGACGACGGCCTGCAGCACCTGGCATTGCACAGAGATGTTCAGATCATCGTGTTCGACGAGCGGGGCACGGGCAACGGCTGGCTGCTGCCGGCGGGGCTGCTGCGTGAACCCTGGCCGCGGGAAACCAAGACCTCCGCGTCTGACCTGGTGCTGCACCAGCGTCGGGATGACACGCCCAACCCTGCGCTGATTCGTGCACCCGGCGTGCCGGTGTTCGGTGCGGTGCGCAGGCTGGCCGACCACGCGGTGGGACCCACGGGCGAACAGATGTCGCTGGACCAGCTGCGCGGGCAACGCGTGACGGCGGTGGCCGGTACCGCCAGGCCCGGCGTGTTCTTCGACATGCTGCGTGCGCGCGGGATTGAGCCCGCGGCAGAGGTGGGCTTGCCCGACCACGCGACCTTGCCCGACTACGCAGCCCTGATGCAGGACAGCTCGATCACCCTGCTCTGCACCGAAAAAGACGCGGTCAAGCTGTTTCCCACGCTCATCGACAGCCCTGCGGATCAGCGCCCTCAGGTCTGGGCCGTGCCGCTGGAACTGACGCCAGACCCCGCATTCTTCAATGCGCTGGACGGGCGCCTGGAACGCCTGAAAAGCCGCGCCTGA
- a CDS encoding Trm112 family protein → MDTKLLELLVCPVTKGPLIFNRDSQELVSRSARLAYPVRDGIPILLEHEARPLTDEEATRPNAPTPQP, encoded by the coding sequence ATGGACACCAAACTGCTCGAACTCCTGGTCTGCCCCGTGACCAAAGGGCCCCTGATCTTCAACCGCGACAGCCAGGAGCTTGTGTCGCGCAGCGCGCGTCTGGCCTACCCGGTGCGCGACGGCATTCCGATCTTGCTGGAGCACGAAGCCCGCCCCCTGACCGACGAAGAAGCCACCCGGCCCAACGCCCCCACCCCGCAGCCATGA
- the kdsB gene encoding 3-deoxy-manno-octulosonate cytidylyltransferase, with the protein MSLHEVPGRFTVLIPARLASTRLPDKPLADIGGLPMVVRVARRAQLSAAHRCVVAADDARIVQACEAHGVSAILTRGDHLSGSDRLAEACTLLGLADSEVVVNVQGDEPLIDPGLINAVAQELHARPDCVMSTAAHAIDELADFLNPNVVKVVLDRQLTALYFSRAPIPWWRDGMAGGAASALPSPRPLRHVGVYGYRAGFLRRFPELEPAPLEATESLEQLRVLWHGERIAVHVSAAAPGAGVDTPEDLERVRQVLAQD; encoded by the coding sequence ATGAGCCTGCACGAGGTTCCCGGGCGCTTCACGGTCCTGATTCCGGCGCGTCTGGCCTCCACCCGGCTGCCCGACAAACCCTTGGCCGACATCGGCGGCCTGCCCATGGTGGTGCGGGTGGCGCGCCGAGCGCAGCTGAGCGCTGCACACCGCTGTGTGGTGGCGGCCGACGATGCACGCATCGTGCAGGCCTGCGAAGCTCACGGCGTGAGCGCCATCCTGACCCGAGGCGACCACCTCAGTGGCAGCGACCGCCTGGCCGAAGCCTGCACCCTGCTTGGCCTGGCCGATTCGGAGGTGGTGGTCAATGTGCAGGGCGACGAACCCCTGATCGACCCCGGTCTCATCAACGCCGTGGCACAGGAGCTGCACGCCAGGCCCGATTGCGTCATGAGCACGGCGGCACATGCCATCGACGAGCTGGCCGACTTTCTCAATCCCAATGTGGTCAAGGTGGTGCTGGACCGGCAGCTGACCGCCCTGTATTTCAGCCGTGCGCCCATTCCCTGGTGGCGGGACGGCATGGCCGGCGGAGCGGCGTCCGCACTGCCGTCACCCCGCCCTCTGCGCCACGTCGGCGTGTATGGCTACCGCGCCGGTTTTCTGAGGCGCTTTCCCGAGCTCGAACCCGCACCGCTGGAAGCCACGGAGTCGCTGGAACAGCTGCGGGTGCTGTGGCATGGCGAACGCATTGCCGTGCACGTGAGCGCGGCTGCACCGGGTGCCGGCGTGGACACCCCGGAGGACCTCGAGCGGGTCCGCCAGGTGCTGGCACAAGACTGA
- the adk gene encoding adenylate kinase, translating to MRLILLGAPGAGKGTQATFICQKYGIPQISTGDMLRAAVKAGTPLGLQAKAVMESGALVSDDLIINLVKERIAQPDCNGGFLFDGFPRTIPQADAMKSAGVKLDYVLEIDVPFDAIIERMSGRRSHPASGRTYHVKFNPPKVEGKDDVTGEPLIQRDDDKEETVKKRLEVYSAQTRPLVDYYSSWARNDAAAAPKYRAISGMGSVDDITARAFEALSK from the coding sequence ATGAGACTGATTTTGTTGGGCGCGCCGGGAGCCGGCAAAGGAACGCAGGCGACGTTCATTTGCCAGAAGTACGGCATTCCCCAGATTTCCACCGGCGACATGCTGCGTGCCGCCGTCAAGGCCGGCACGCCGCTGGGCCTGCAGGCCAAGGCGGTGATGGAGTCCGGTGCGCTGGTCAGCGACGACCTGATCATCAACCTGGTGAAAGAACGCATCGCCCAGCCCGATTGCAACGGCGGCTTTCTGTTCGACGGCTTCCCCCGCACCATCCCCCAGGCCGACGCGATGAAATCAGCCGGCGTCAAGCTCGACTATGTGCTGGAGATCGACGTTCCGTTCGACGCCATCATCGAGCGCATGAGTGGTCGCCGCTCGCATCCGGCGTCGGGCCGCACTTATCACGTCAAGTTCAATCCACCCAAGGTGGAAGGCAAGGACGACGTGACCGGCGAGCCGCTGATCCAGCGCGATGACGACAAGGAAGAAACCGTGAAGAAGCGTTTGGAGGTCTACAGCGCGCAGACCCGTCCGCTGGTGGACTATTACAGCAGTTGGGCGCGCAACGACGCTGCGGCGGCACCCAAGTACCGCGCCATCAGCGGCATGGGTTCGGTGGATGACATCACGGCACGAGCCTTTGAAGCGCTGTCGAAATAA
- a CDS encoding DUF6152 family protein, with protein MQRREFVQVAAALGWGGVATGALAHHGWSSFDQGRPIYLEGKAVNVRWRNPHVELSLELPENLRVPADLAQRALPAQTAGVDGSALLSRAVVPTRRDRRWEIELAPLFRLGQWQMPEIKNGESLSLVGFTFKDEAGEAIVRAEYVFLGGKVYGLRSSPA; from the coding sequence ATGCAACGACGTGAATTTGTTCAGGTGGCCGCTGCCCTGGGTTGGGGAGGCGTCGCCACGGGTGCGCTGGCGCACCACGGCTGGAGCAGCTTTGACCAGGGGCGGCCGATCTACCTGGAGGGCAAGGCTGTCAATGTGAGGTGGCGCAACCCACACGTGGAACTGTCGCTGGAGCTGCCCGAGAACCTGCGTGTGCCCGCCGATCTGGCCCAGCGCGCCCTGCCAGCCCAGACCGCGGGCGTCGACGGGTCTGCGCTCTTGTCCAGGGCGGTGGTACCTACGCGGCGTGATCGACGCTGGGAAATCGAGCTGGCGCCCTTGTTCCGCCTGGGCCAGTGGCAGATGCCCGAAATCAAGAACGGTGAATCGCTCTCGTTGGTGGGATTCACCTTCAAAGACGAAGCCGGGGAGGCGATCGTGCGCGCCGAGTATGTGTTCCTGGGTGGCAAGGTATACGGGTTGCGTTCCAGTCCGGCTTGA